TTTACAGCGTAAAAAAGAGCATAAAGTATGATACTAATAAAAGTAACCATATAAACTCCGCTAATTAATTGCCTTTATCAAATCTGTAGCTTCCGAAGCTGAAATTTTACCACTTTCAACAAGTGACAGAATTTTATCTATTCTTGAATTTTTATTTTCATCCTGTTCTTTCACAACTACATCAGGAGTATCACCTTCACCTTTTCCTCTGTAAACTTTCTTGAAAATACCTTTCAAACCTTTGTTTAAACCCTGAAAGCCTTCAAACATATTACCAAACTTATTTGAAATATTTTCGATAGACAAATTCGCCAAACAGATTCCCTCGCAATCAACATCACCCGAAAGAGTTTTCAACAATAACTTACCTTCTCCTGTGCACGATTTGGCATCAACATTTATATCACCAGACATAGTAGAGATTTTACAATCAGAATCCAGATTAAAATCAACATTATCAACCTTTACATCTCCGTTCATACACTTAACTTTTATGAAATAAACCACCGAATTATCAATAGAAACATCACCGTTCATATTATCTATTTCAATAGTACCAGAAAAATCATCGACTTCTAAATCACCATTGAATAATTTCAACTTACTTTTGGAATTATGAATACCTTTAATGGAACAATCACCATTAAACAGTTCTGCAAAAAACTTTGATGACTCAAAAACACCTTTAATCTCAAGTTCGCCGTTGAAATTCTTCAATGTAATCTCATTTTTTAACGATTTAGGAATTTTTAAATCAAAACCAAAATCAAGATTTTTAAATGATAGCAGGGAATCTTTTTTCTTTGATTTTAACTTTAAACCATTTTCATCCAAAGAGAAATCAACATACTCATCAATACTACCTTTCCTGATTTCATGGAACTCAATAGCAATATCATCATTTTCACTATTCATAATTGATATATCACCATCATGAATACTGATATCAATCAGGAATTTTTTTTCTTCTTTTATGAGATCAGTACAGTTCAAACAATTCATAACACCCTCCCTATTTTAATCTTTTTAATGCTTCCTCTACATTAATCTCACCCTTTTCAAGCAATTCAAGGATATTATCCGTTTCCTTTTCAGGCTCAGGATCTGAAACACCCAAAGCAGCCTTAGCTTTCTTAAGAAGATTTTTCACTTTTGGGTAAGAACAGTTCAGCATTTTCTCTGTCTGTTTAATATTTCCTTCTGCCGAGATAAAGATTTTTATGAAACTACTTATCTCGTCATCAACTTCCGGCTGACTTTCAGCTTTAACTGATGGAATTATAAATTTACTTTTTACTGAAGAAGAGCATTCCAAACATTCCAACTCCCTAATAAAAAGCTTCCCTCCACAGACCGGACACTCATTAAGCATATTTTTCATATCACCTCCATACTTATATCAAATAATTTAATATCTCCATATACCATTGTCAAGTATTTTAATGTTTTAATGTCAATTATATTGATAATAATTTACAAGCATATTAATTTTATTAACATATGAAGACACATAATTATCAATTTATTTAAAAACTCAATAATTGAAAAAAATCAAATTTTGGTTTTAGAAAAAATTTTGATTATGGTTTATTGATAAGATCTTAAAAACAATATTACTATATACTTTTCAACGATAAAAAAATATATCCCGATCCAAATTATAAATATTCATTTAGTTAGGAGTTTTCAAATAGACTATGAGGATATTCAGCACTAGCAGACTATGTCATGATAAAAAATCAATAGTACATTTCGACGAAGAATGAAGAAAAGCCAGTAGCATATAGAGATAAAAATCAATAGTAGCCTTACTTCGCAAGCTCCTCAGGATGATATAATTTGCAATCTGATAAAACCTTTAAATAAAATCCATTTCAC
This Candidatus Delongbacteria bacterium DNA region includes the following protein-coding sequences:
- a CDS encoding DUF4097 family beta strand repeat protein, producing the protein MNCLNCTDLIKEEKKFLIDISIHDGDISIMNSENDDIAIEFHEIRKGSIDEYVDFSLDENGLKLKSKKKDSLLSFKNLDFGFDLKIPKSLKNEITLKNFNGELEIKGVFESSKFFAELFNGDCSIKGIHNSKSKLKLFNGDLEVDDFSGTIEIDNMNGDVSIDNSVVYFIKVKCMNGDVKVDNVDFNLDSDCKISTMSGDINVDAKSCTGEGKLLLKTLSGDVDCEGICLANLSIENISNKFGNMFEGFQGLNKGLKGIFKKVYRGKGEGDTPDVVVKEQDENKNSRIDKILSLVESGKISASEATDLIKAIN
- a CDS encoding DUF2089 family protein encodes the protein MKNMLNECPVCGGKLFIRELECLECSSSVKSKFIIPSVKAESQPEVDDEISSFIKIFISAEGNIKQTEKMLNCSYPKVKNLLKKAKAALGVSDPEPEKETDNILELLEKGEINVEEALKRLK